The Numenius arquata chromosome 26, bNumArq3.hap1.1, whole genome shotgun sequence genome has a segment encoding these proteins:
- the SNRNP200 gene encoding U5 small nuclear ribonucleoprotein 200 kDa helicase: MADVTARSLQYEYKANSNLVLQADRSLIDRTRRDEPTGEVLSLVGKLEGTRMGDKAQRTKPQMQEERRAKRRKRDEDRHDINKMKGYTLLSEGIDEMVGIIYKPKTKETRETYEVLLSFIQAALGDQPRDILCGAADEVLAVLKNEKLRDKERRKEIDLLLGQTDDTRYHVLVNLGKKITDYGGDKEIQNMDDNIDETYGVNVQFESDEEEGDEDIYGEVRDEASDDDMEGDEAVVRCTLSANLVASGELMSSKKKDLHPRDIDAFWLQRQLSRFYDDAIVSQKKADEVLEILKTASDDRECENQLVLLLGFNTFDFIKVLRQHRMMILYCTLLASAQSEAEKERIMGKMEADPELSKFLYQLHETEKEDLIREERSRRERVRQSRMDTDLETMDLDQGGEALAPRQVLDLEDLVFAQGSHFMANKRCQLPDGSFRRQRKGYEEVHVPALKPKPFGSEEQLVSVEKLPKYAQAGFEGFKTLNRIQSKLYRAALESDENLLLCAPTGAGKTNVALMCMLREIGKHINMDGTINVDDFKIIYIAPMRSLVQEMVGSFGKRLATYGINVAELTGDHQLCKEEISATQIIVCTPEKWDIITRKGGERTYTQLVRLVILDEIHLLHDDRGPVLESLVARAIRNIEMTQEDVRLVGLSATLPNYEDVATFLRVDPAKGLFYFDNSFRPVPLEQTYVGITEKKAIKRFQIMNEIVYEKIMEHAGKNQVLVFVHSRKETGKTARAIRDMCLEKDTLGLFLREGSASTEVLRTEAEQCKNLELKDLLPYGFAIHHAGMTRVDRTLVEDLFADKHIQVLVSTATLAWGVNLPAHTVIIKGTQVYSPEKGRWTELGALDILQMLGRAGRPQYDTKGEGILITSHGELQYYLSLLNQQLPIESQMVSKLPDMLNAETVLGNVQNAKDAVNWLGYTYLYIRMLRSPTLYGISHDDLKGDPLLDQRRLDLVHTAALMLDKNNLVKYDKKTGNFQVTELGRIASHYYITNETMQTYNQLLKPTLSEIELFRVFSLSSEFRNITVREEEKLELQKLLERVPIPVKESIEEPSAKINVLLQAFISQLKLEGFALMADMVYVTQSAGRLMRAIFEIVLNRGWAQLTDKTLNLCKMIDKRMWQSMCPLRQFKKLPEEVVKKIEKKNFPFERLYDLNHNEIGELIRMPKMGKTIHKYVHLFPKLELSVHLQPITRSTLKVELTIAPDFQWDEKVHGSSEAFWILVEDVDSEVILHHEYFLLKAKYAQDEHLVTFFVPVFEPLPPQYFIRVVSDRWLSCETQLPVSFRHLILPEKYPPPTELLDLQPLPVSALRNSAFESLYQDKFPFFNPIQTQVFNTVYNSDDNVFVGAPTGSGKTICAEFAILRMLLQNSEGRCVYITPMEALAEQVFLDWYEKFQERLNKKVVLLTGETSTDLKLLGKGNIIISTPEKWDILSRRWKQRKNVQNVNLFIVDEVHLIGGENGPVLEVICSRMRYISSQIERPIRIVALSSSLSNAKDVAHWLGCSATSTFNFHPNVRPVPLELHIQGFNISHTQTRLLSMAKPVYHAIMKHSPKKPVIVFVPSRKQTRLTAINILTTCASDVQRQRFLHCAEKDLVPYLDKLNDNTLKETLVNGVGYLHEGLTAMERRVVEQLFSSGAVQVMVASRSLCWGMNIAAHLVIIMDTQYYNGKIHAYVDYPIYDVLQMVGHANRPLQDDEGRCVIMCQGSKKDFFKKFLYEPLPVESHLDHCMHDHFNAEIVTKTIENKQDAVDYLTWTFLYRRMTQNPNYYNLQGVSHRHLSDHLSELVEQTLSDLEQSKCISIEDEMDVAPLNLGMIAAYYYINYTTIELFSMSLNAKTKVRGLIEIISNAAEYENIPIRHHEDNLLRQLAQKVPHKLTNPKFNDPHVKTNLLLQAHLSRMQLSAELQSDTEEILSKAIRLIQACVDVLSSNGWLSPALAAMELAQMVTQAMWSKDSYLKQLPHFTSEHIKRCTDKGVESVFDIMEMEDEERNALLQLSDAQIADVARFCNRYPNIELSYEVVEKENIRSGGPVVVLVQLEREEEVTGPVIAPLFPQKREEGWWVVIGDSKSNSLISIKRLTLQQKAKVKLDFVAPATGTHNYTLYFMSDAYMGCDQEYKFSVDVKEAESDSDSD, encoded by the exons ATGGCGGATGTCACCGCCCGGAGCCTGCAGTACGAGTACAAGGCG aACTCCAACCTTGTCCTTCAAGCCGATCGCTCGCTGATCGACCGGACGCGGCGGGATGAGCCGACCGGGGAAGTCCTGTCCCTGGTGGGCAAACTGGAGGGGACCCGCATGGGGGACAAAGCCCAGAGAACCAAACCCCAGATGCAGGAGGAGAGACGAGCCAA GCGAAGGAAGCGTGACGAGGACAGGCACGACATCAACAAGATGAAGGGTTACACCCTACTCTCCGAGGGCATCGACGAGATGGTGGGCATCATctacaaacccaaaaccaaggaGACCCGCGAGACCTACGAGGTGCTGCTGAGCTTCATCCAGGCGGCTCTCGGGGACCAG CCCCGTGACATTCTCTGCGGAGCCGCCGACGAGGTGCTGGCCGTCCTGAAGAACGAGAAGCTGCGGGATAAGGAGAGGCGGAAAGAGATCGATCTGCTGTTGGGACAGACAGACGATACCCGCTACCACGTGCTGGTCAACCTGGGCAAGAAGATCACGGATTACGGCGGAGACAAGGAAATCCAGAACATGG ATGACAATATCGATGAGACCTACGGGGTGAACGTGCAGTTCGAGTCCGATGAGGAG GAAGGTGACGAGGACATTTACGGCGAAGTGCGCGATGAGGCGTCCGATGACGACATGGAAGGAGACGAAGCCGTTGTCCGCTGCACCCTCTCGGCCAAC cttgtGGCTTCGGGGGAGCTGATGAGTTCGAAGAAGAAGGACCTGCATCCTCGAGACATCGACGCCTTTTGGTTGCAGCGGCAGCTGAGCCGCTTCTACGACGACGCCATCGTTTCCCAGAAGAAGGCGGACGAAGTGCTGGAGATCTTGAAG acGGCAAGTGATGACCGGGAATGTGAGAACCAGCTCGTTCTGCTCCTGGGCTTTAACACCTTCGACTTCATTAAAGTCCTGCGGCAGCACCGGATGATGA TCCTTTACTGCACTTTGCTGGCCAGTGCGCAAAGCgaagctgaaaaggaaaggaTAATGGGGAAGATGGAAGCGGATCCCGAGCTCTCCAAGTTCTTGTATCAGCTGCATGAGACGGAGAAGGAGGATCTCATTCGG GAGGAACGCTCTCGCCGGGAGCGTGTCCGTCAGTCCCGGATGGACACCGATTTGGAGACCATGGATCTGGACCAAGGAGGAGAG GCACTGGCTCCCCGGCAGGTGCTGGACCTGGAGGATCTGGTCTTCGCCCAAGGTAGTCACTTCATGGCCAACAAGCGGTGCCAGCTCCCTGACGGCTCCTTCCGCAGGCAGCGCAAGGGCTACGAGGAGGTGCATGTGCCAGCCCTGAAACCCAAGCCTTTTGGCTCTGAAGAG CAATTGGTTTCGGTAGAAAAGTTGCCCAAATACGCCCAGGCTGGATTCGAGGGGTTTAAAACCCTGAACCGGATTCAGAGCAAACTCTACCGCGCTGCGCTGGAGTCGGATGAGAACTTGCTGCTGTGCGCTCCCACG GGCGCTGGGAAGACAAACGTGGCGCTGATGTGCATGCTGCGAGAAATAGGGAAGCACATTAACATGGACGGAACCATCAACGTGGACGATTTCAAGATTATCTACATCGCCCCCATGAGGTCCTTGGTGCAGGAGATGGTGGGAAGCTTCGGGAAG CGCCTGGCCACCTACGGCATCAACGTGGCGGAGCTGACAGGGGATCACCAGCTGTGCAAGGAGGAAATCAGCGCCACCCAGATCATCGTCTGCACCCCGGAGAAGTGGGACATCATCACCCGCAAGGGAGGAGAACGCACCTACACCCAGCTGGTGCGACTGGTCATACTG gATGAGATTCACCTCCTGCACGATGACCGAGGGCCCGTCCTGGAGTCTTTGGTAGCCAGAGCCATCCGCAACATCGAGATGACTCAGGAGGATGTGAGGCTGGTTGGGTTGAGTGCCACCCTCCCCAACTACGAGGACGTGGCTACCTTCCTGAGAGTGGACCCGGCCAAAGGCTTGTTCTATTTTGATAACAG CTTCCGACCGGTGCCCCTGGAGCAGACCTATGTGGGTATTACGGAGAAGAAAGCGATCAAACGTTTCCAGATAATGAATGAGATTGTTTATGAGAAGATCATGGAGCACGCTGGCAAGAACCAG GTGCTGGTGTTCGTTCACTCCAGGAAGGAGACGGGGAAGACCGCCCGGGCCATCAGGGACATGTGCCTGGAGAAAGACACCCTGGGGCTCTTCTTGAGGGAGGGCTCGGCCTCCACCGAGGTGCTGAGGACCGAAGCCGAGCAGTGCAAG AACCTGGAGCTGAAGGATCTCCTTCCCTACGGCTTCGCCATTCACCACGCCGGGATGACGCGCGTGGACCGGACGCTGGTGGAGGATCTGTTTGCCGACAAGCACATCCAG GTGCTGGTCTCCACAGCCACGCTGGCCTGGGGTGTGAACCTCCCCGCTCACACCGTCATCATCAAGGGGACGCAGGTCTACAGCCCCGAGAAGGGCCGCTGGACTGAGCTGGGGGCTCTGGACATCCTGCAG ATGCTGGGCCGTGCCGGGAGGCCACAATACGATACCAAAGGAGAGGGGATCCTCATCACATCCCACGGTGAGCTCCAGTATTACCTCTCCCTGCTCAACCAGCAGCTCCCCATCGAGAGCCAGATGGTGTCGAAGCTCCCAGACATGCTGAACGCCGAGACCGTGCTCGGCAACGTCCAGAACGCAAAG GACGCGGTGAATTGGCTGGGCTACACCTACCTCTACATCCGAATGCTGCGCTCCCCCACCCTCTACGGCATCTCCCATGATGATCTGAAGGGGGATCCCCTGCTGGACCAGCGCCGCCTGGACCTGGTGCACACCGCCGCCCTCATGCTGGACAAGAACAACCTGGTGAAGTATGACAAGAAGACGGGCAACTTCCAG GTGACGGAGCTGGGCCGCATCGCCAGCCACTACTACATCACCAACGAGACCATGCAAACTTACAATCAGCTCCTGAAACCCACCCTGAGTGAAATCGAGCTGTTTCGggtcttctccctctcctcagaGTTCCGGAACATCACCGTGAGGGAG gaggagaagctCGAGCTTCAGAAGTTGCTGGAGCGAGTTCCCATCCCGGTGAAGGAGAGCATAGAGGAGCCCAGTGCCAAG ATCAACgtcctcctccaggctttcatctcCCAGCTGAAGCTGGAAGGGTTTGCTCTCATGGCAGACATGGTTTACGTTACCCAG tctgCCGGGCGTCTCATGAGGGCCATCTTCGAGATTGTCCTCAACCGCGGCTGGGCTCAGCTCACCGACAAGACCCTCAACCTCTGCAAGATGATCGACAAACGGAT GTGGCAGTCCATGTGCCCCTTACGCCAGTTCAAGAAACTGCCTGAAGAAGTGGTGAAGAAAATCGAGAAGAAGAATTTCCCCTTTGAGCGGCTCTACGACTTGAACCATAACGAGATAG GAGAACTGATCCGAATGCCCAAAATGGGCAAAACCATCCACAAATACGTTCATCTGTTTCCCAAGCTGGAGCTCTCGGTCCATTTGCAGCCTATAACTCGTTCCACCCTCAAAGTAGAGCTCACTATTGCCCCCGACTTCCAGTGGGACGAAAAG GTCCACGGTTCGTCGGAAGCTTTCTGGATCCTGGTGGAGGATGTGGACAGTGAGGTCATCCTGCACCACGAGTATTTCCTGCTGAAAGCCAAGTACGCGCAGGACGAGCACCTCGTCACCTTCTTCGTGCCCGTCTTTGAGCCGCTGCCCCCACAGTACTTCATCCGGGTGGTCTCCGACCGCTGGCTCT CCTGTGAGACCCAGCTCCCCGTTTCCTTCCGCCACCTCATCCTCCCGGAGAAATACCCTCCTCCCACCGAGCTGCTGGACCTGCAGCCGCTGCCCGTCTCGGCTCTGCGAAACAGCGCCTTCGAGAGCCTCTACCAGGACAAGTTCCCTTTCTTCAACCCTATCCAGACCCAGG TCTTTAACACGGTTTATAACAGCGACGACAACGTCTTTGTGGGTGCCCCCACGGGAAGCGGGAAGACCATCTGCGCCGAATTCGCCATCCTGAGGATGTTGCTGCAGAACTCGGAGGGTCGCTGCGTGTACATCACCCCCATGGAGGCCCTGGCAGAGCAG GTTTTCTTGGACTGGTACGAGAAATTCCAGGAGCGTCTCAATAAGAAGGTGGTTTTGCTGACGGGGGAAACCAGCACCGACCTGAAGCTGCTGGGCAAAGGGAACATCATCATCAGCACCCCTGAGAAATGGGACATCCTCTCGCGACGCTGGAAACAGCGCAAGAACGTCCAGAACGTCAACCTCTTCATCGTGGATGAAGTGCATCTCATCGGGGGCGAAAACGGG CCAGTACTGGAGGTCATCTGCTCCCGCATGCGCTACATCTCCTCCCAAATCGAGCGCCCCATCCGCATCGTGGCCCTCAGCTCCTCCCTCTCCAACGCCAAGGACGTGGCTCACTGGCTGGGCTGCAGCGCCACCTCCACCTTCAACTTCCACCCCAACGTCCGGCCCGTGCCCTTGGAGCTCCACATTCAG ggCTTCAACATCAGCCACACGCAGACTCGCCTGCTCTCCATGGCCAAGCCCGTCTACCACGCCATCATGAAGCATTCCCCCAAGAAGCCGGTCATCGTTTTCGTCCCGTCCCGCAAGCAGACGCGTCTCACGGCCATCAACATCCTCACCACGTGCGCCTCGGATGTCCAGAGACAAAG GTTCCTACACTGTGCTGAGAAGGATCTGGTTCCCTACCTGGACAAGCTCAATGACAACACTCTGAAGGAGACGCTGGTGAACGGGGTGGGCTACCTGCATGAGGGGCTGACGGCCATGGAGCGGCGCGTGGTGGAGCAGCTTTTCAGCTCAG GTGCGGTTCAGGTGATGGTCGCCTCCCGTAGCCTCTGCTGGGGTATGAACATCGCCGCTCACCTGGTGATCATCATGGACACGCAGTACTACAACGGCAAGATCCACGC GTACGTGGATTACCCCATCTATGATGTCCTGCAGATGGTGGGCCATGCCAATCGCCCGCTGCAGGACGACGAGGGCCGTTGTGTCATCATGTGCCAGGGATCCAAGAAG GATTTCTTCAAGAAATTCCTCTACGAGCCCCTGCCGGTGGAGTCGCACTTGGACCACTGTATGCACGATCACTTCAATGCCGAGATCGTCACCAAGACCATCGAAAACAAGCAGGACGCGGTGGATTATCTCACCTGGACCTTCCTCTATCGCAGGATGACGCAGAATCCAAACTACTACAACCTGCAAG GCGTGTCCCACCGGCATCTCTCGGATCACCTCTCCGAGCTGGTGGAGCAAACCCTGAGTGACCTGGAACAATCCAAGTGCATCAGCATCGAGGACGAGATGGACGTGGCTCCTCTCAACCTGGGGATGATCGCTGCCTACTACTACATCAACTACACCACCATCG agCTCTTCAGCATGTCCCTCAACGCCAAGACCAAGGTGCGAGGGCTGATTGAAATCATCTCCAACGCTGCCGAGTACGAGAACATCCCCATCAGGCACCACGAGGACAACTTGCTGCGGCAG CTGGCCCAAAAAGTCCCCCACAAGCTGACCAACCCCAAATTCAACGATCCCCACGTCAAGACCAACCTCCTGCTGCAGGCTCACTTGTCCCGCATGCAGCTGAGCGCCGAGCTGCAGTCCGACACCGAGGAGATCCTCAGCAAG gccaTCCGGCTCATCCAGGCTTGCGTGGACGTCTTGTCCAGCAACGGGTGGCTCAGCCCGGCGTTGGCCGCCATGGAGCTGGCGCAGATGGTGACCCAGGCCATGTGGTCCAAGGATTCCTACCTCAAGCAGCTCCCTCACTTCACCTCCGAGCACATCAAGCGCTGCACGGACAAG GGGGTGGAGAGCGTTTTCGACATCATGGAGATGGAGGACGAGGAGCGGAACGCGCTGCTGCAGCTCTCGGACGCTCAAATCGCCGACGTGGCTCGATTCTGTAACCGTTATCCCAACATCGAGCTCTCCTACGAGGTGGTGGAGAAGGAGAACATCCGCAG CGGGGGACccgtggtggtgctggtgcagcTGGAACGTGAAGAGGAGGTCACCGGGCCTGTCATCGCTCCCCTTTTCCCCCAG AAACGCGAGGAGGGTTGGTGGGTGGTGATCGGCGACTCCAAATCCAACAGCCTCATCTCCATCAAACGCTTGACGCTGCAGCAGAAAGCCAAG GTGAAGCTGGATTTCGTAGCCCCGGCCACGGGGACGCACAATTACACCCTGTACTTCATGAGCGACGCCTACATGGGCTGCGACCAGGAGTATAAATTCAGCGTCGACGTCAAGGAGGCGGAAAGCGACAGCGATTCCGACTGA
- the FAM178B gene encoding protein FAM178B — protein sequence MAPHPEGLRWYQIPLSSARVPRSVIFSYGFQAGLQRYQQLRALKHLRVGRPVAPPPPGLLEPCPPAPPPADSPLRASHRPRGASGVRGPRRSKDSPGTGKRVSRGRQPPGPTPPHAIQRDVANQGSPPCQVAPDTSSHVPVLPVTATGSLGGDANRRQHTTAGNVPQQVGRNSGGHPLGTAMGWVSSTDSEDDELIPLRDMLMVGDEPSSPADHQQVACPRPDPLANSLESLIQEKREQSQAATLQPGLVWDHVDDDSPWESLEEETELSEDNRDFLARHTMTPRFIPAVHPGEPVFCARPAPVPTLDTRGLKPQSALEGFFLCNSPACQAAFVCDGGLSLLYRCVPTCPLPVLRWLFQLMTLCPDTTNASQALWEIWLSAGGEPWCPTVQEISGAFTRLGADLSPLRRQRLLPPELCPTDRRSLDPSFSPLATPIATNTLTLVTQLGDICKFLALCVVTQPCRYPDGARLVLVTLLCFLGLDRALRCHPLPELQHLLHCLLEGIQDWQGQLPALCLSLCQLSGHHHNLVALVRLLPDLTRRDRELRRYLSLHAMARLLGEPPATVPPPGAQVEMEVLGRLLVLARPDALRRLVVTGGQEKPEDLDQEACYLSYSLLLLASNVVGTENPPPHQRGYLERLCGQLDQDFGRGLHDSPSLLFRSQLKSLAALLFVKWQEMLV from the exons ATGGCCCCCCACCCTGAGGGGCTGCGCTGGTACCAGATCCCCCTCTCCTCCGCCCGTGTACCCCGCTCGGTGATCTTCAGCTATGGCTTCCAGGCCGGTCTCCAGCGCTACCAGCAGCTCCGCGCCCTCAAACACCTCCGGGTGGGCCGCCCCGTTGCGCCACCGCCCCCTGGCCTGCTGGagccctgtccccctgcccccccacccgcTGACAGCCCTCTCCGAGCCTCCCACCGCCCACGGGGTGCCAGCGGGGTGCGAG GCCCCCGGCGCTCCAAGGACTCCCCTGGCACCGGGAAACGGGTGAGCAGAGGCCGGCAGCCTCCTGGTCCCACTCCGCCCCATGCCATCCAGCGGGATGTGGCCAACCAGGGCTCGCCACCGTGCCAGGTGGCACCGGACACTTCCAGCCATGTCCCGGTGCTGCCGGTGACGGCTacggggtccctggggggtgaTGCCAACCGCAGGCAGCACACCACAGCCGGGAATGTGCCGCAGCAGGTGGGGAGGAACTCTGGGGGGCACCCGCTGGGCACAGCGATGGGGTGGGTGTCCTCCACAGACAGCGAGGACGATGAGCTGATCCCACTGAGGGACATGCTGATGGTGGGGGACGAGCCCTCGAGCCCTGCGGACCACCAGCAG GTTGCGTGCCCACGGCCAGATCCGCTTGCCAACAGCCTGGAATCACTAATCCAGGAAAAGAG ggagcagagccaggcagccACGCTGCAGCCTGGCCTGGTGTGGGACCACGTGGACGATGACAGTCCCTGGGAGTCCCTGGAGGAGGAGACGGAGCTTTCCGAGGATAACAG GGATTTCCTGGCCCGTCACACCATGACACCCCGATTCATCCCCGCCGTCCACCCCGGGGAACCCGTCTTCtgcgcccgcccggccccggtgCCCACCCTGGACACCCGCGGGCTGAAGCCTCAGAGCGCCTTGGAGGGGTTTTTCCTCTG CAACTCCCCTGCCTGCCAGGCGGCTTTCGTCTGTGACGGGGGGCTCAGCCTGCTCTACCGCTGCGTGCCCACTTGCCCGCTGCCCGTCCTGCGCTGGCTCTTCCAG CTGATGACCCTCTGCCCGGACACCACCAACGCTTCCCAGGCCCTGTGGGAGATCTGGCTGAGCGCCGGGG GGGAGCCCTGGTGCCCCACAGTGCAGGAGATCAGTGGGGCTTTCACCCGTCTGGGCGCCGACCTGAGCCCCCTGCGCCGCCAGCGCCTGCTGCCCCCCgagctctgccccacagacagGAG GAGCCTGGATCCATCCTTCTCCCCGCTGGCCACCCCCATTGCCACCAACACGCTGACCCTGGTGACGCAGCTCGGTGACATCTGCAAG TTCCTGGCGCTGTGCGTGGTCACCCAGCCCTGCCGCTACCCCGATGGCGCCCGCCTGGTCCTTGTCACCCTCCTCTGCTTCCTGGGGCTGGACCGGGCGCTGCGGTGCCATCCCCTGCCCGAACTGCAGCACCTTCTGCACTGCCTGCTGGAGGGCATCCAGGACTGGCAGGGGCAG CTGCCCGctctctgcctgtccctctgccagCTTTCTGGCCACCACCACAACCTGGTTGCCCTGGTGCGGCTCCTGCCAGACCTCACCAGGAGGGACAG GGAGCTTCGCCGGTATCTGAGCCTTCACGCCATGGCCCGGCTGCTGGGGGAGCCACCGGCCACCGTGCCACCTCCCGGGGCGCAGGTGGAG ATGGAGGTGCTGGGCcggctgctggtgctggcacGGCCGGACGCTCTGCGACGGTTGGTGGTCACCGGTGGCCAGGAGAAGCCGGAGGACCTCGAccaggag GCTTGTTACCTGAGctacagcctcctcctcctcgccagcAACGTGGTGGGCACCGAGAACCCACCTCCCCACCAGCGG GGCTACCTGGAGCGGCTCTGTGGCCAGCTGGACCAGGATTTTGGGAGGGGGCTGCATGACAGCCCCAGCCTCCTCTTCCGCAGCCAGCTCAAAAGCCTGGCCGCCCTCCTCTTCGTCAAATGGCAGGAGATGCTGGTCTAG